A genome region from bacterium includes the following:
- a CDS encoding helix-turn-helix domain-containing protein codes for MPQLMTVDETARLLRIHPETLRERARQGKIPATKLGRQWRFVREQLDAWLDQGADLPTSSEDWALIAIAEERMAQPGRRLRPFAEFLAELEQ; via the coding sequence ATGCCTCAGCTCATGACCGTGGACGAAACCGCGCGCCTACTGCGCATCCATCCCGAGACCCTGCGCGAGCGTGCTCGCCAGGGCAAGATACCGGCCACCAAGCTCGGCCGCCAGTGGCGGTTCGTCAGGGAGCAGCTTGACGCCTGGCTCGACCAGGGCGCCGACCTGCCCACATCCAGCGAGGACTGGGCCCTGATCGCCATTGCCGAAGAGCGCATGGCGCAACCGGGCCGCCGTCTGCGCCCCTTTGCTGAGTTCCTGGCCGAGCTGGAGCAATGA
- a CDS encoding Gfo/Idh/MocA family oxidoreductase, with translation MARKIRVGVIRCDTHGYYFGCQMGYEDLDPAGLVQHDYIVAHYYQNIYNPWDLEKLPRVPGMQITACYDAERERAEQFSQTFRGKPVVCDTVEDMIPLLDAVFISDCDGGGGDHLKLATPFLKAGVPTFVDKPFASTLKDARALVKLAEKHGTPLYNSSILTVVPAADMFKSRFVEIGDATVGVIKGVGGAFSQENLGTRDFGGIEDRLAYLIHGVALALNLFGSDVDFVECMGTLPLEYLHLHMKSGKEVMILNTSVEHFPERCNFYAAGYSAQGAIASNPIGDFEFIYGGQRILQNFKQMIQTGKPPRSYDDIVFHIAVIEAAQIAQQTGRQVRVADVLRGRDGL, from the coding sequence ATGGCCAGGAAGATCCGCGTGGGCGTCATCCGCTGTGACACGCACGGCTACTACTTCGGCTGCCAGATGGGCTATGAGGACCTCGACCCCGCCGGCCTGGTCCAACACGACTACATCGTCGCCCACTACTACCAGAACATCTACAACCCGTGGGACCTGGAGAAGCTGCCCAGGGTCCCCGGGATGCAGATCACCGCGTGCTACGACGCCGAGCGCGAGCGGGCCGAGCAGTTCTCACAGACCTTCCGCGGCAAGCCTGTCGTCTGCGACACGGTCGAGGACATGATCCCGCTCCTTGACGCCGTCTTCATCTCCGACTGCGATGGCGGCGGCGGCGATCACCTCAAGCTGGCCACGCCCTTCCTGAAGGCCGGGGTGCCCACGTTCGTGGACAAGCCCTTCGCCAGCACGCTCAAGGACGCCCGCGCGCTCGTGAAGCTGGCCGAGAAGCACGGCACGCCGCTGTACAACTCTTCCATCCTCACGGTCGTTCCCGCGGCGGACATGTTCAAGTCGCGCTTCGTCGAGATCGGCGACGCCACCGTTGGGGTCATCAAGGGCGTCGGCGGGGCCTTCAGCCAGGAGAACCTCGGCACGCGGGACTTCGGGGGCATCGAGGACCGACTGGCGTATCTCATCCACGGCGTGGCCCTGGCGCTGAACCTGTTCGGCAGCGACGTGGACTTCGTGGAGTGCATGGGCACGCTGCCGCTGGAGTACCTGCACCTGCACATGAAGTCCGGCAAGGAAGTGATGATCCTCAACACGAGTGTGGAGCACTTCCCGGAGCGCTGCAACTTCTACGCGGCCGGCTACAGCGCCCAGGGCGCGATCGCGAGCAACCCCATCGGCGACTTCGAGTTCATCTACGGTGGCCAGCGCATCCTCCAGAACTTCAAGCAGATGATCCAGACCGGCAAGCCCCCGCGCAGCTATGATGACATCGTCTTCCACATCGCCGTCATCGAGGCCGCCCAGATCGCCCAGCAGACCGGGCGGCAGGTGCGGGTGGCGGATGTGCTGCGGGGCAGAGACGGGCTGTAG
- a CDS encoding DUF1559 domain-containing protein: MFCLTPRRARSGFTLIELLVVIAIIAILAAILFPVFAKAREKARQSSCLSNLKQLGLACLQYAQDYDECFPYYYHFAVAGYNDGVSANGISDYSGLIPYIKNLQIFACPSLRPTPTYTYGSSGVVITTNYLFNNYIHLNGPPSYNSLGAITSPAQTVLMAEYRNYHGAFFGYAPPGANWPLSNMPFSHNDGVNIVYTDGHAKWESKGSFTTACSVFDQFGVRK; the protein is encoded by the coding sequence ATGTTCTGCCTCACACCCCGTCGTGCCCGGTCAGGTTTCACCCTGATCGAGCTGCTCGTCGTCATTGCCATCATCGCGATTCTGGCGGCCATTCTCTTCCCGGTGTTCGCCAAGGCTCGCGAGAAGGCCCGACAGAGCAGTTGTCTGTCCAACCTCAAGCAGTTGGGCCTGGCCTGTCTGCAGTATGCTCAGGACTATGACGAGTGCTTCCCGTACTACTACCACTTCGCGGTGGCCGGATACAATGACGGTGTCTCCGCGAACGGCATCTCCGACTACAGCGGGTTGATTCCCTACATCAAGAACCTCCAGATCTTCGCCTGCCCCAGCCTCCGGCCGACTCCGACGTACACCTATGGCAGCAGCGGAGTGGTCATCACGACGAACTACCTGTTCAACAACTACATCCACCTCAACGGACCGCCCAGCTACAACTCCCTCGGGGCCATCACCTCGCCCGCGCAGACCGTGCTCATGGCGGAATACCGGAACTACCATGGTGCCTTCTTCGGCTACGCTCCGCCTGGCGCCAACTGGCCACTTAGCAACATGCCCTTCTCGCACAATGATGGGGTGAACATCGTCTACACCGACGGCCATGCGAAGTGGGAGTCCAAGGGGAGCTTCACGACCGCATGCTCCGTCTTCGATCAGTTTGGCGTGAGGAAGTAG
- a CDS encoding type II toxin-antitoxin system RelE/ParE family toxin gives MRFQILIDEAAERDYRGLPPDMRERVKQRIFALGDDPLPGNAAQLRSDLRGLCRVRVGDYRIVYEVDMPARTLTIIAIADRRDVYDTARRRRPS, from the coding sequence ATGAGGTTCCAGATACTCATTGATGAGGCGGCGGAGCGCGACTACCGGGGGCTGCCGCCGGACATGCGTGAGCGCGTCAAGCAGCGCATCTTCGCGCTCGGAGACGACCCTCTGCCCGGCAACGCCGCGCAACTGCGGTCCGACCTGCGGGGCCTGTGTCGCGTACGTGTGGGTGACTACCGCATCGTGTACGAAGTGGACATGCCCGCCCGGACGCTGACGATCATCGCCATCGCCGACCGTCGTGATGTCTACGACACAGCCCGACGCCGCCGCCCGTCGTGA
- a CDS encoding LacI family transcriptional regulator — MAATLKDIADRLGVSPQAVSLALHKPEGTGRVSAELRERALAVAHELGYQPNRLARALVRGRSHFVGLLMLAPLEHPYAEAVRGVDEEAAASGYAVLLCNAHGRKTAHEQLQTFVSNQVEGIIAVASSNVGLSDEVLARKPEGVPLVSINREIRAPNVYSILMDNRSAVRQATEHLIGLGHRRIAYFDQTPSSVTRPLQSSVERREGYLAAMHAAGLTPLVASLPSQPFELRVAESARIAHHLLTRPEPPTAFCAVTDWEVIGALRACQALGLIVPRDVALFGFDDREAGQWTAPALSTVRPAFHEAGRLAVRRLLDWEDGSDAGVVRLDCQLVFRGSAPPGTHEGRRRLAGVSPRLGPGYAVGGAMPRAGVRRSRGRRPQPERSLPCSASHPVVPGQVSP, encoded by the coding sequence ATGGCCGCCACCCTCAAGGACATCGCCGACCGCCTGGGCGTCTCACCCCAGGCCGTGTCACTGGCCCTCCACAAGCCCGAGGGAACAGGGCGAGTCAGCGCCGAGTTGCGCGAGCGCGCCCTCGCAGTGGCCCACGAGCTGGGGTACCAGCCCAACCGCCTCGCCCGCGCCCTCGTCCGCGGCCGCTCCCACTTCGTCGGCCTGCTCATGCTGGCTCCCCTGGAGCACCCCTACGCCGAGGCTGTGCGCGGTGTGGACGAGGAGGCAGCCGCCTCGGGCTATGCCGTCCTGCTCTGCAACGCCCACGGCCGCAAGACCGCGCACGAGCAACTGCAGACCTTCGTGTCGAACCAGGTCGAGGGCATCATCGCCGTCGCCTCCTCCAATGTCGGCCTCTCCGACGAGGTCCTCGCCCGCAAGCCGGAGGGTGTGCCGTTGGTCTCCATCAACCGTGAGATCCGCGCGCCCAACGTCTACAGCATCCTCATGGACAACCGCAGCGCCGTGCGGCAGGCGACCGAGCACCTGATCGGCCTGGGGCACCGGCGCATCGCCTACTTCGACCAGACCCCCTCCTCCGTCACGCGTCCTCTGCAGTCCAGCGTGGAGCGCCGCGAGGGCTACCTCGCCGCCATGCACGCCGCCGGACTGACACCGCTCGTCGCCTCCTTGCCCAGCCAGCCCTTCGAGCTGCGCGTCGCCGAGTCTGCCCGCATCGCCCACCATCTGCTGACCCGTCCCGAGCCCCCGACGGCCTTCTGCGCCGTGACGGACTGGGAGGTCATCGGCGCGCTACGGGCCTGCCAGGCGCTGGGGCTGATCGTGCCCCGGGACGTGGCGCTGTTCGGCTTTGACGACCGCGAGGCGGGGCAGTGGACGGCGCCGGCTCTCAGCACGGTCCGCCCGGCGTTCCACGAGGCCGGCCGCCTGGCGGTGCGGCGCCTGTTGGACTGGGAGGATGGCTCGGACGCCGGCGTGGTCCGGCTCGACTGTCAGTTGGTCTTCCGAGGGTCAGCCCCCCCAGGGACGCACGAAGGACGCCGTCGCCTAGCAGGTGTTTCCCCCCGGCTTGGCCCGGGGTATGCTGTAGGCGGGGCAATGCCCCGCGCGGGCGTACGGCGCAGTCGAGGGCGTCGCCCGCAACCTGAAAGGAGCTTGCCATGTTCTGCCTCACACCCCGTCGTGCCCGGTCAGGTTTCACCCTGA